TCAATTTGGCACTGGTCCCATAAGAGGTTTTGCGGTTACTTTAACTATCGGTTTAATTGCCAGTATATTTACCGCTATCGTTGTAACCAGGGTAATATTTGAACTTCTTTTAGGCTCGGGAATTTTGAAATCATTACCGATGTTAAGGTTGATTAAAGACACAAAAATAGATTTTATCAGCAAAAGAAAGATTTTTTATGCGCTTTCTATTGGGATAACTGTGGTGGGGTTAGCCTCATTCTTTATGAAAGGTAATAAGGCCTATGGAATAGATTTTTCCGGAGGCCAGCTCCAGGAGTATATGTTTAAAAGTGCGCCATCTGTTGATAAAGTTAGAAAAATTTTAGATGAGATCAATCTTAAAAATGCTTCAATACAGCAATTTAAAGATAACCCTAACGTTCTGTTGATTAGAACCTCCGAAGACAAAAATAAAATGTTGACTGAGAAGCTTGCGCAAAGTTTCCCTGAAGATAATATTCAGGTTTTAAGGATTGAACGTGTTGGCCCTGTAGCAGGAAAACATTTAAGGGATAAAGCGGTGCTTGCGCTTGTCTGGTCGCTAGCCGGTATCCTTATTTATGTTGCTTTTAGGTTTAAGCATTTTAATTTTGCAATTGCCGGTATTATTGCTCTTTTGCATGATGTTTTAGTAGCCTTAGGCGTGCTTTCTTTGACCGGAAAACAGATAGATCTTTTAAGTGTTACTGCCTTTCTGACTATTGCCGGTTATTCTATAAATGATACAATCGTTGTTTATGATCGAGTCAGAGAAAATGCCAAGCTTTACCGTA
The genomic region above belongs to Candidatus Omnitrophota bacterium and contains:
- the secF gene encoding protein translocase subunit SecF, coding for MLRLIKDTKIDFISKRKIFYALSIGITVVGLASFFMKGNKAYGIDFSGGQLQEYMFKSAPSVDKVRKILDEINLKNASIQQFKDNPNVLLIRTSEDKNKMLTEKLAQSFPEDNIQVLRIERVGPVAGKHLRDKAVLALVWSLAGILIYVAFRFKHFNFAIAGIIALLHDVLVALGVLSLTGKQIDLLSVTAFLTIAGYSINDTIVVYDRVRENAKLYRKLNPYELINLSVNQCLGRTILTTGVTLLCVLAIFLYGGEILGNFSFALLIGFFCGAYSTVYIASPLVLAWSRKGSK